ACACAAATAAGATGCAACAAGGTGAGACACACGTCTAAGAAAGTTCCTCAGGTGTACTGTATATTTATAAAGGTGTGTATTTTTAAAGAGAGTAGttgagaggcagacagacagacagacaggagaaccTTGTTTACCCGGTCTATACAGGGCTGCCTCTGTGCTGCAGTCCCGTGCCGACTGGACAGACGCACGGCCCGAGTCGGCCTCCTTAACTGAGCGGCCCATGATCTGGTGCTCCGTGGCGTTCAGGTTCCCTTTCAGGAAGTAGGTGGACATCCTGCCCTTCCCCTTCACATCGATCTCCCCTCGCTCTTGGAGCATGAAGCCCTTGTCTTTCAGAATCCTGGAGGAGGAAGACATATGAAAACaaagcctgcatcccaaatggcaccgttttccttatatagtgcactacttttgaccagagccctatgggctcaACCAACCAAGCACTCAATTAATAAATCAATCCATCAACCaaccaactaaccaaccaaccaaccaaccaatcaaccaatcatcAAGCACTTTTTGACAACAGTTgatataaaaagggctttataaataaaattgcTTGCTTGCATTCTTGATCGATTGCttgattgatttgatttcctGCAGTTCAGTCATGTGACATGAGCTGAGGTCTTACAGGTAAACACTGGGGCTGAGGTGGATCTTGTTGGGGAGGCCGTGGCTCTCCATGCGAGACGCCGTGTTTACTGTGTCTCCAAACAGGCAGTACCGAGGCATCTTCTCCCCCACCACACCAGCTAGAACCGGCCCGCTGTGTACACCCACCCGGATCTACAGCAGAGAGGTATTggttgttttttaaatatattttgtggGATATTTTTACTTTATTGAGACAGAAATAGGTGGAAATGAGCATTGAGTAGTGGAAGGATTCATATCCACGCTGGGGGTTGACATTTATGTGCTGCTAACGGCTGAGTTACCCACTAGACCAgcctcagacacagagagaggtattGTATTGTGATTATAAACTAGCAGGAGAACTGAGAAAGATCAGCTCAAAAAGAAAGACAAGGGCGGGGAAATACAACCCTTTGGATTTGGATCAATGGAACAATGCTGTTACAAAAATATAGGGAAGAATCAATTCAGCATTCAAATACACCAGCGATCTGTGGGTCTCACCTGGATAGGCCCCCCTGTGATGGGGTTGATAACCTCCCTAGCTGCTATGATCATGCCCAGGGAAAAGTTGGCCACCCTCTCAGCATGGCTGGACACTGGGATGGGCACGCCACCTACCACCATGTAGGCATCACCTATGGTCTCCACCTGATGCAGACACAACCACAGGCAGATTGATATTGGTGAGATAAGTACTGGAATAGCTATTCCAGGCTGCCTGGTCCAGATGAATGAATATATGGATATGTAGAATAATGTTTAAATTATGAATGATAAATATGTTATATTTATTATGTTTAGCCTATCTGACAAATGTAATATTTTGTTACCTTGTAAACTGTGTGTACTGTGGTGAGCCGGTCAAACTTGAGGTACATGGAGTTGAGCATGTTGACGATCTGGATGGGCTCACACTCCGAGCAGATGTTGGTGAAGGTGACCACGTCACTGAAGAGGATGGTGCACTCCTTGAACTCTCCTTTAGAGCAAACAGAACCACAACCACCACCGACCATATGGCCATTTCCATAAATATAGCACTGTTTGAGTCCTTTTGCAATGTCGAGAACAATAGTGAAAACAAGTTATTCTGCTTAATACTTATCCACTATGTAGCTGGCCTGTTGATTCATATCAActaattttgtgtgtgtgtgtgcacgcatgtgtgtgtgctgttcATGCACAAGaattgtgtgcgtgtgcgtcgTGCGTGCGTGTTCGTCTTTCTGGCTCtctgtgtccgtctgtctgtgtctatctgtttgtttgtctgtctgtctgtgttctgtgcTTCAAAGACAGATGTGTCTGGGAGCCGCTGGCTCTGTTGTGGTGCTGTCTAAATCTGTAGTTCATGCCTTCATTAAATATGTAATACACTGCAGCAAGGCAGGGAAATATCCTTCAAAAATCCCAATTCCATTCTGTACATCTCTACTGTCTGTTGTGTGTCAGAGCAAGGGAGGCATAGGCTACTGTATACTGGTATTGGCAGACAAGTTTTTGGCCCCACTAGGGCATTTCACACACCACCAATCCTCTCACCAATTCTTTCCTTTCCACTCCTCTTTATTCCTCTaatcttctcccctcttctcctcacctcccctccccttctctcccctactctcatctcctctccccacctctcctttcctcaacTCGCCTCTCCGCACCTTTCCTCTCTTCTATTCTACTCtcgccacctctcctctccctgtgtcATTCACCTGcttccactctcttcccctccttcAGCTGGTTGGCCACGTGTTTGGGCAGCATGGCGTACAGCAGGTTCTCCGTCttggtcctctcctcctccagatgCTGGGACAGGTGTCGGAgctcctccttcttcctctccaGCTGGTTGGAGAGCTCCATCTCAGCCAGCCGCTGCTGGTTGAGCAGGATGAGGTCCCGCGTGACGTCATGAGGGGCGATGTCAGAGATGTGCATGCGCCGCTCCTCCAGCTCGTGGAGGCTCCGCAGCAAAGGGGAGGCCTGGTACAGCATGCACTGCAGAGACTCCATCCACAACATCTGGCCTGGGAACAGGGGAGTAAGGGGTACGGGGGGTGTTTCTGTCAAATGGTTATAGTGGGATAGGTTGCATAAGTGGCATGACACAACAACAAATAACCATTCATGTATTTCTTCCTTCCTTTATTCATCATGCATTCATCCGTTCACCCATCCATTCTTTCATTACTTCAAccgttcattcattcattcatctgtACATTCATTCCACCTCTGAGCTCCAGCATGGGTCTATCCCTCCAGGCTTCGGGCATCATGTCGCGTCGCGTCTGCAGGACAAAGTGGCTGTTGATGAACTTCCTGATGCTGGAGATGGTGAAGGTGACCTCGGGGTGGACGATACTGAAGTACTGGTCCAGGTGAATGCTCGTGGTCTGAAGCCCGGGGACGATCTTCTGGATGTTCACCCCCGCCTGTCTCACCATCAGCTGCAGGGGTTGGACCAGGGAGCAGAGAttcaggttgcgtcccaaatggcaccctattccttatatactgtagtgcactacttttaacgagggtcaatagggctctggtcaaaagtagtgcacttcagcAGCCTCACTCCATGTATGAAGATTACAATTCACCATATCTACACAAAGGGCCAGTtgctggacacagattaagcctagtcctggactaagaagCACTTCTAATTTAGATTCTCCATTgagaatgctttttagtccaTGACTAGGcctaatctgtgtccgggaaaccatccCAGTGCTTATCTGTCATTACTAAAGCACACTGTAAAAAGTGGGACGGCGCTGTTGTTCATCGGAAGTGCTTTTTTTGATTGGTATGATCCATAATTACACTTTGGTTCCTTCAACCTATTCTATTCAATATGTATGAATCAAATAAAGAATTTGACAGATCgatgtgattttttttattgaatGAAAGCTTCTAAATTGCTTTCAACATCACATGTGCATTTGCATTGCATAGCGGTGGGTGCAATGTAGCAGTGGCAGCCTATCAGAAGAGTTGGAGGCATGGCCTACTTTTCAGtttgttatttttggccacctgtgagagtgaatgtcattccagGTAATGTGTTCTGTTTTTTTATGATTATATGTTCACTGCCAGCACTGAATCTTAAAGGGAAATGTAAAACaatttcaacttcatattcatcatctccagcaccaccccaacatcaacatgtgTGAAAATGgcgcatttctatgtttggtagtaaaaaagatagaagaaggtaagtgtttccaatgacatcatcaaccaattagtagacaattaataggcaattagtaggcaatgcctactcatgATTGGTTAAAATCGCATGATGCAcactgatgatgtcattggaaacacttatcttcctctatctttttttactacaaaacatacaaatgtgccattttcacatatgttggggtggtgctggagatgatgaatatgaagttgaacaaTTTTGACATTTCTCTTTAAATGATATCTCTGTAAGTACTGTGATTCTAAAGAGCCTGGAAATGTTTCAATTGATGAGATGGTCACCATTTGGTTACAATATTGGTAACCAGTTCATGTGAAATTCTAATGTAAAGAAAGTGTTTGGAGTCATTATTTCATTTTCAGGACCAACTTAATATCTTGATTAACTGGAAACTGATGTAATTGCTTGTAACCCAATTGAAGAAATGTGGATAGGTAACTCCAAAGTGAAAAATCAACTTGGTACATAATAAAAAATTGGGTTGTAGCCATATATATTAGTTTGTATTTATGTTATTTAATCTGCTTAACCAAAGGGGAAAAGTTTGTTAAGTGTTGAAAGAAATAAATTGCAACTTGAAATAAGGGTTTGTTAATAATGCAGTATAACAGTTGGCATTGAATGATATATTTGGTTTCAACAAGTGTCGTTTTTTTCAATTGAGAAacctgtcacaccagccttcgctttggctccccttcctgtccagctcaggcattcggcgtcgccggccttctagctactgccgaacctgctgctggcaaacgcccttcactcatcaaccccggacttgtctcgtcatcattacacacacctggttccaatccccactctatcactgtatatatatgcttcctctgtcatttgtctttgtcggtcattgtatacagtatgttgcttgttttcctgagaggaatctcgcctactatttcctgagtactttatattttgcactgtgggtttcgtcccgctttaagctatggtgctttaataaattcagtagttctaaacctgcaactgcctcctgcctactcttCTCTACGCTTCTGACAAAACCTAACAAATGTACTTGTAACcagttgactttttttttttaggtTGATCCAAatagtatttatttttttacagtgcaCTCAATACCAAGAGGGAATCTGGGAGATAATATTTTTGTACCTCCTCATCGAACACTATATGGAAGGGAAAGGCATTGCAAAATGTCTTCAGGTCGATGCAAAGGTTCTTCGGGTAGACTGGCTCAAATCCTCTCAAGAGTTTGCCTATAAGTGAAGTAAACATCTATTAGTGATACCAAGACAAGGATATCAAGATTAGAGATATCAAGACAAGGAAGATGGAATTGACTGGCTTTATCGATATCTGAGGCAGAATGAGCCAATCCATTAGAAAAGGAATGATAAGAGATGTTTGGGCTTTACCCTTCCCAAGTTGGACCAACCCCCTCACAGTCTCCCAGTGGTTCCTACACATGGAAAATCCCTGAGATTGATGTTTCCTCTGCAATGATTTCTGTATGTCCTGATGGATGGGGCGAGGGACACATTGGAGGAAATTCATGTTATGGTTAAATTGCATAaaaaggttcaccttcaaaccATATGGAAAATTGGCTGTGTTGTGTTGGGTTATTGAGATAGTTTTGGGACAATTATTTGGAGATCATCAGAGATGGCATCTGCTTGTTTCTGTAGCCTATGTATGTGTCCccacaaatagcaccctattacctatgggccctggtcaaaagtggtttACTatcaagggaatagggtgccatttgtgacgcaccCAATGATTTGAGGGTCATCTGCTGTACTGACACGGATTTTACCTCCTTGTTTGGGTTCCAGTGCATTGCATTGCGCCTGGGGCCTCTGGGCAAACATGGCGGCGTCTGTGACAGCTTGTTACTGCAAACTGCATTCGAAAATGTCGGTTTCTGAGTGACGAGGAAGACTACATGCTCCTTCTTTCCTGTCCTTTCTACTTCCTCTATTTGGTTGACGATTTCCATCGTTATCTCGCTGTTGAAGAAGTCTTTTGCTACAGCTTCAATGATACCTGTGGAAATGGGGAAACAGTCGTTTCACTTTTATGCACAAAGGCCCTACTTTTACGCACGCTAACATCTCACTATATTGAGTGTATTAAGTTGTTAACAAATTTGTTCTTAACGTCAATAATTGTATCTATCAGCATTCAGGAATAATTACCGGGGACAATTTGGCATAGGCCTCGGCGGTCGGAGTAATAGTGAAGAAACATTGTACCGTCACCGTTCCTCTCCGCTCGAAATGACGGCGCATTCATCTCCTGCAAGCATATTTCCAAATCATTTGACACAATTTTTTTCTGTCCAAAATATGACATGTATCCATTGTCAACTATTTATAGATCGATTATCACATCTAGACCTATATCAATAGAGTAGGCTACGGATTTGTTATATAATATAGGCCTTATCAGTGCTGTTGTCAGAAGAAGACTAGGCCTACTAACCAGGGCACCGTGCCAGCGTTCTTAACCCAATCCTTtgaacccccccccacacacacaccccacacacacacacattatacctTGTAAGAAAGGGCGAGGTAGCTGTGCAGTGCATCCAGATTCTCGATAAACTCGAATAGGTTCCCTCCTAGAGTCCGTAACATGTGGTCGTATCCAGATCGTTTACAAAAGTCAAAGAAGTATTCCCCAAATTGTCTCAACACCACCTCTGGTTTAACATCTTCGAAAATAAAAGAAAGTAGTCCTAATGAATACATCGGCTAATACCAACATGTACGCCTTTACGTAAAAAATCACACTAAACACATTTTGATCTATCTTGTAATATTTATACATTTAATTTGTATCATCATTTTGGTCATGTATTTTGCCTCTCAGCAACAGAGTTTCAATATTCCATTTAAACTCAAGCCATGCAGTGCAAGAAATTCACTATTCTAAAATGATTCCTAACTTTTCGTAGCTATTTCTCAATCCATGATTTGAATTATAATTCATAATCTGGAAGTAACCGTGATTGGCATGGAATTGTACCCTATTATAACACCTCTCAGCATTGATATTAGCTCCGGTGCAGATTGTTAGTGCGCGACCTGGTCCAGAGCTACATTGATATATGATGTCGCAGGTTATTTATCAAAGAATGGTAAATTAGCCTACCCAGTAGCTTGCAGGCCGCAGCCACCAGTTGCATGGTGATGTCGTCTTTGTACACTTCATATGTCAAGAAGGTATCTTGAACCCCGGCCTCATCTCTGCATataattatgatgatgatgatgatgatgatgagctaATTTCAGCAGGTTACACATCCCATTGATGACCAATAAACAGAAAGCAGTGAATGAATCCATCAATTAGCtagcctatacagtggggggaaaaagtatttagtcagccaccaattgtgcaagttctcccacttaaaaagacgagagaggcctgtaattttcatcataggtacacgtcaactatgacagacaaaatgaggaaaaaaaatccagaaaatcacattgtaggatttttaatgaattgatttgcaaattatggtggaaaataagtatttggtcaataacaaaagtttctcaatactttgttatataccctttgttggcaatgacacaggtcaaacgttttctgtaagtcttcacaaggttttcacacactgttgctggtattttggcccattcctccatgcagatctcctctagagcagtgatgttttggggctgtcgctgggcaacactgactttcaactccctccaaagattttctatggggttgagatctggagactggctaggccactctaggaccttgaaatgcttcttacgaagccactccttcgttgcccgggcggtgtgtttgggatcattgtcatgctgaaagccccagccacgtttcatcttcaatgcccttgctgatggaaggaggttttcactcaaaatctcacgatacatggccccattcattctttcctttacacggatcagtcgtcctggtccctttgcagaaaaacagccccaaagcatgatgtttccacccccatgcttcacagtaggtatggtgttctttggatgcaactcagcattctttgtcctccaaacacgacgagttgagtttttaccaaaaagttctattttggtttcatctgaccatatgacattctcccaatcctcttctggatcatccaaatgcactctagcaaacttcagacgggcctggacatgtactggcttaagcagggggacacgtcctgcactgcaggatttgagtccctggcggcgtagtgtgttactgatggtaggctttgttactttggtcccagctctctgcaggtcattcactaggtccccccgtgtggttctgggatttttgctcaccgttcttgtgatcattttgaccccacggtgtgagatcttgcgtggagccccagatcgagggagattatcagtggtcttgtatgtcttccatttcctaataattgctcccacatttgatttcttcaaaccaagctgcttacctattgcagattcagtcttcccagcctggtgcaggtctacaattttgtttctggtgtcctttgacagctctttggtcttggccatagtggagtttggagtgtgactgtttgaggttgtggacaggtgtcttttatactgataacaagttcaaacaggtgccattaatacaggtaacgagtggaggacagaggagcctcttaaagaagaagttacaggtctgtgagagccagaaatcttgcttgtttgtaggtgaccaaatacttattttccaccataatttgcaaataaattaataaaaaatc
The DNA window shown above is from Coregonus clupeaformis isolate EN_2021a chromosome 6, ASM2061545v1, whole genome shotgun sequence and carries:
- the LOC121568436 gene encoding guanylate cyclase soluble subunit beta-2-like; the protein is MLSLQYGFINTCLKSLVVDKFGEETWMKLRDEAGVQDTFLTYEVYKDDITMQLVAAACKLLDVKPEVVLRQFGEYFFDFCKRSGYDHMLRTLGGNLFEFIENLDALHSYLALSYKEMNAPSFRAERNGDGTMFLHYYSDRRGLCQIVPGIIEAVAKDFFNSEITMEIVNQIEEVERTGKKEHVVFLVTQKPTFSNAVCSNKLSQTPPCLPRGPRRNAMHWNPNKEMFTSLIGKLLRGFEPVYPKNLCIDLKTFCNAFPFHIVFDEELMVRQAGVNIQKIVPGLQTTSIHLDQYFSIVHPEVTFTISSIRKFINSHFVLQTRRDMMPEAWRDRPMLELRGQMLWMESLQCMLYQASPLLRSLHELEERRMHISDIAPHDVTRDLILLNQQRLAEMELSNQLERKKEELRHLSQHLEEERTKTENLLYAMLPKHVANQLKEGKRVEAGEFKECTILFSDVVTFTNICSECEPIQIVNMLNSMYLKFDRLTTVHTVYKVETIGDAYMVVGGVPIPVSSHAERVANFSLGMIIAAREVINPITGGPIQIRVGVHSGPVLAGVVGEKMPRYCLFGDTVNTASRMESHGLPNKIHLSPSVYLILKDKGFMLQERGEIDVKGKGRMSTYFLKGNLNATEHQIMGRSVKEADSGRASVQSARDCSTEAALYRPAIQRVQSEDRNPAVPMEYGDSLTDPPPSVQLTDPQPQARAKGLTGKPRDSESYGSLHSDTKSVEGGVPNPDHQLTVATLSQSPSPIEAEAPPSTHRNKHIRTSFCVVL